From Miscanthus floridulus cultivar M001 chromosome 15, ASM1932011v1, whole genome shotgun sequence, the proteins below share one genomic window:
- the LOC136507490 gene encoding uncharacterized protein: MVPTLATKASGKEAWEAIRTMRIGDDRVRKSTAQSLRVEYEQISFRDGESVEDFALRLSNLVQRLAILGDPEPEPKVVAKYLRVARPRYKQLVISIETLLDINELSIEEVIGRLKAADDGHDLGGGAGSSTARPTTREEELVARVVSRLQLSGEGASGGGRPPSSKQRRARGNDSPKRGGSGGGSKPSAGGDGKKKKIAGDECAYCGKMGHWACECRKKKRDEVAHASQAEEETEAALNIGMTSLEVEAVTEELLVPLGNEGSTTCVRWVLEEEDLEPTPIVAHAVRWDLAEEDSTPVPFAAVAAAIVTTPTRSV; encoded by the coding sequence ATGGTGCCCACTTTGGCGACGAAGGCATCGggcaaggaggcgtgggaggcgatCCGGACAATGCGCATCGGCGACGATCGGGTGCGCAAGTCGACGGCGCAAAGTCTCCGTGTGGAGTACGAGCAGATTTCGTTCCGTGATGGTGAGTCCGTCGAGGATTTCGCCCTGCGCCTGTCTAATCTTGTGCAGCGGTTGGCGATTCTCGGTGATCCGGAGCCGGAGCCGAAGGTGGTTGCCAAGTACCTGCGTGTCGCCCGACCGAGGTACAAGCAGCTGGTGATCTCCATCGAGACGCTCCTCGACATCAACGAGCTCTCGATCGAGGAGGTCATTGGGAGACTCAAGGCCGCGGACGATGGGCACGACCTCGGAGGAGGTGCGGGCTCTTCCACGGCGCGCCCAACCACACGGGAGGAGGAGCTGGTGGCACGGGTGGTGTCCCGGCTGCAGCTCTCAGGCGAGGGCGCATCCGGAGGCGGACGGCCACCATCGTCCAAACAGAGGCGCGCCCGCGGCAACGACTCGCCCAAACGCGGAGGAAGCGGTGGTGGCTCCAAGCCATCCGCCGGCGGCgacgggaagaagaagaagatcgccGGCGATGAGTGCGCGTACTGCGGCAAAATGGGCCACTGGGCTTGCGAATGTCGCAAGAAGAAACGCGATGAGGTGGCGCACGCATCGCAGGCGGAGGAAGAGACCGAGGCGGCGCTCAACATTGGCATGACGTCGCTCGAGGTGGAGGCGGTGACGGAGGAGTTGCTCGTTCCACTGGGGAACGAAGGGAGTACCACGTGCGTGCGGTGGGTTCTCGAGGAGGAGGACCTCGAACCCACACCGATCGTGGCTCACGCTGTGCGGTGGGATCTCGCAGAGGAGGACTCCACTCCAGTGCCATTTGCGGCTGTGGCCGCGGCCATCGTCACCACGCCAACAAGGAGTGTTTAG